A genomic stretch from Chryseobacterium sp. SNU WT5 includes:
- a CDS encoding CDP-alcohol phosphatidyltransferase family protein has product MNFIKYNLANAFTLANLFSGSIGVIHLITGNYRITAFCIILSLILDFFDGFVARAMKSNSELGTQLDSLADMVSFGLIPGLALFKALEPFGNQLFSLELPFEIKYIGLFVTLFSCLRLAIFNLDEEQTYYFKGLNTPANTILIFGMYYSFMETEFFKVLFENPVLLILVTIISSWLLVSPIKMISLKFKSMTISDNYPKIILAVGVILLVILLKTVGIPLAILYYILVSLIFQKHLSK; this is encoded by the coding sequence ATGAATTTTATTAAATACAATTTGGCCAATGCCTTTACGCTGGCGAATTTATTTTCGGGGAGCATAGGTGTTATTCATTTAATAACAGGTAATTATCGAATTACCGCCTTCTGTATCATTCTGTCGCTGATTCTAGATTTTTTCGATGGTTTTGTTGCACGTGCCATGAAATCAAATTCTGAACTAGGCACTCAATTAGATTCTCTCGCAGATATGGTAAGTTTCGGCCTTATACCTGGATTGGCGCTATTCAAGGCTTTGGAGCCGTTTGGCAACCAACTCTTTTCATTAGAACTACCGTTTGAAATTAAATATATAGGACTTTTCGTGACATTATTCTCTTGTCTTCGTCTAGCCATATTTAATCTAGATGAAGAGCAAACCTATTATTTTAAAGGATTAAATACACCAGCAAACACCATTTTAATCTTTGGCATGTATTATTCTTTTATGGAGACCGAATTTTTTAAAGTGTTGTTTGAAAATCCAGTACTTTTAATTTTGGTGACCATTATTTCCTCCTGGTTACTGGTAAGTCCCATAAAAATGATTTCATTAAAATTCAAGTCGATGACCATTTCAGATAATTATCCGAAAATCATTTTAGCAGTAGGTGTGATCCTGCTTGTAATTTTACTTAAAACAGTTGGTATTCCTTTGGCAATACTATATTACATATTGGTATCATTGATTTTTCAAAAACATTTATCAAAATAA
- a CDS encoding 3'-5' exonuclease, producing the protein MNLKLHKPLCVFDLETTGIQVAKDRIVEISILKVNPDSSRESKTWLVNPEMPIPAESSAIHGITDERVKNAPKFKDIAGKVLDMIAGCDLGGFNSNRFDVPLLAEELLRAGLDFDLSKFKLVDAQTIFHKMEPRNLTAAYQFYCKKNLENAHSAEADVLATFEVLDAQVGHYQDLPNDIAGLSEISSHHKFADLAGFIAYDKEEKEIFTFGKYKGQKVKEVFQKDLGYYGWIQNADFPLYTKKVLTGIQLRSKF; encoded by the coding sequence ATGAATTTAAAACTCCATAAACCGCTTTGCGTATTTGATTTAGAAACAACAGGAATTCAGGTCGCAAAGGATCGGATTGTTGAAATCTCTATACTAAAAGTAAACCCCGACTCTTCACGGGAAAGTAAAACATGGCTTGTTAACCCAGAAATGCCTATTCCCGCTGAATCATCTGCAATCCACGGAATTACTGACGAACGAGTAAAGAATGCCCCTAAGTTTAAAGATATTGCTGGAAAAGTACTTGATATGATCGCTGGTTGCGACTTAGGCGGATTTAATTCTAATCGCTTTGATGTTCCTCTTTTAGCAGAAGAACTTCTACGGGCCGGACTTGACTTCGATTTAAGCAAATTCAAATTAGTCGATGCACAGACTATTTTTCACAAAATGGAACCTAGAAACCTTACTGCTGCATATCAATTCTATTGCAAAAAAAACTTAGAAAACGCACACTCCGCAGAAGCAGATGTTCTGGCCACCTTCGAAGTCTTGGATGCACAGGTTGGTCATTATCAAGATTTACCAAACGATATCGCGGGATTAAGTGAAATATCTTCTCATCATAAATTCGCAGACTTGGCAGGGTTTATTGCATATGATAAAGAAGAAAAAGAGATTTTTACTTTCGGGAAATACAAAGGTCAGAAAGTGAAAGAGGTTTTCCAAAAAGATTTAGGTTATTACGGCTGGATCCAAAATGCTGATTTCCCTTTGTACACCAAGAAAGTTTTGACCGGAATTCAGCTGAGAAGTAAATTCTAG
- a CDS encoding fumarylacetoacetate hydrolase family protein, producing MKIICIGRNYVQHAQELGNEIPSSPVIFMKPDTAVLKKGSDFYIPEFSNDVHYELEVVLKISKGGKYIQEENASKHFDEIGLGIDFTARDLQSELKSKGLPWELSKAFDGSAVISEFYSKDEFDIKNMNFSLLKNKEEAQNGNTSLMIFSPEKIIAFVSQYFTLRVGDLIFTGTPKGVGKVTENDQLDAFLEDKKLFSLRIQ from the coding sequence ATGAAGATAATTTGTATCGGTAGAAATTACGTACAACATGCTCAAGAACTGGGAAATGAAATCCCTTCTAGTCCGGTCATTTTTATGAAACCAGATACTGCAGTTCTAAAAAAAGGAAGTGATTTCTACATTCCAGAATTTTCCAATGATGTTCATTATGAATTAGAAGTAGTCCTGAAAATTTCTAAAGGGGGAAAATATATCCAGGAAGAAAATGCCAGTAAACATTTTGATGAAATTGGACTGGGAATTGATTTTACCGCGAGGGATTTACAAAGTGAACTTAAATCCAAAGGATTACCCTGGGAACTATCAAAAGCTTTTGACGGAAGCGCAGTAATCTCTGAATTTTACAGTAAAGATGAATTTGATATTAAAAATATGAATTTCTCTTTACTAAAAAATAAAGAGGAGGCTCAAAATGGAAATACCTCACTGATGATTTTCTCACCTGAAAAGATTATTGCTTTTGTTTCTCAATACTTTACCTTACGAGTTGGTGATCTTATTTTTACAGGGACACCTAAAGGGGTTGGCAAAGTAACTGAAAATGATCAACTCGATGCGTTTTTAGAAGACAAAAAGCTCTTTTCACTTAGAATTCAATAA
- a CDS encoding universal stress protein, whose product MINIILPVDFSEATDKLLDGAIKFANQTNGKICLIHVAPTDIGFAIGDMGFQYFPEIEQNEIKQELVELNTLEQRIIAQGVDCEHLLKQGIAGDVILEYAKEKAAEYIVMGSHGRSNMYDVFVGSLTKELTRKSHVPVLVIPIH is encoded by the coding sequence ATGATAAACATTATTTTACCAGTAGATTTTTCAGAAGCAACGGATAAGTTGCTTGATGGAGCAATTAAATTTGCAAACCAAACAAATGGAAAAATTTGCCTTATTCACGTAGCTCCCACAGATATTGGTTTTGCAATTGGAGATATGGGTTTTCAATATTTTCCAGAAATAGAACAAAATGAAATCAAGCAGGAATTGGTAGAACTCAACACCCTGGAACAGAGAATTATTGCCCAAGGCGTTGATTGCGAACATTTGTTAAAACAAGGGATTGCTGGAGATGTAATTTTGGAGTATGCAAAAGAAAAAGCGGCGGAATATATTGTCATGGGTTCCCACGGCAGAAGTAATATGTACGATGTATTTGTAGGCAGCTTAACTAAAGAATTAACTCGAAAATCTCACGTTCCTGTTTTAGTGATTCCAATTCATTAA
- a CDS encoding DUF6427 family protein — protein MFRLLSKESNIFSIPVYIGILLLIVISFNFLEYNTLDLISAAITFAGVALGYFCFHAIALTYQTHLPLFLYTVFVFALYPGDLDIGIAVSLFTNSIILLLLTNDDVSVRNTSYILVGSILAFNFIFLPTTWPMAIFVIFHIIGTSDKIGLHIFRLFFGISLIALSYFTLAFFFHLESWNPAYFPFSGFNKISHIDNILWLIPIILLLILSLYDHFVNFTKKSPTSRFKYTFLLVFSLAQLITIVMYMGKNYEYLLLLALPSSIILSRMLKFSRKYWFKEIGLWAIIIFLIIFKLSTYFKFY, from the coding sequence ATGTTTCGATTACTTTCTAAAGAAAGCAATATTTTTTCAATTCCTGTTTACATTGGCATTCTTCTTTTAATTGTAATAAGCTTTAACTTTCTAGAATACAATACTTTAGATTTAATTTCAGCTGCTATTACTTTTGCAGGAGTAGCCCTTGGATATTTCTGTTTTCATGCAATTGCTCTCACTTATCAAACTCATCTACCATTATTTTTATACACCGTGTTCGTTTTTGCACTTTATCCTGGTGATCTGGATATTGGCATCGCTGTATCACTTTTCACCAATTCGATCATACTTCTTTTGTTAACTAATGATGATGTATCGGTACGCAATACATCTTACATTTTAGTAGGTTCAATTTTGGCTTTTAATTTTATCTTTCTACCAACCACCTGGCCCATGGCTATATTCGTAATTTTTCACATCATAGGGACTTCGGATAAGATTGGGCTTCATATTTTCAGATTATTTTTTGGAATATCCCTCATTGCACTCTCTTACTTTACGCTTGCATTTTTTTTCCACCTTGAGTCGTGGAATCCCGCATATTTTCCATTCTCAGGTTTTAATAAAATTTCCCATATCGATAATATTCTTTGGCTAATTCCTATTATTTTACTTTTAATACTTTCCTTATACGATCATTTCGTCAACTTTACAAAGAAGAGCCCGACCAGCAGATTTAAGTATACGTTCCTACTGGTTTTTTCATTGGCACAATTGATCACTATTGTAATGTACATGGGAAAGAATTATGAGTATCTGTTACTATTAGCTTTACCCTCCTCTATTATTTTGAGCAGAATGCTGAAATTTTCTAGAAAATACTGGTTCAAGGAAATAGGTTTGTGGGCAATTATTATATTTCTTATTATTTTCAAACTTTCTACCTATTTTAAATTTTATTAA
- a CDS encoding DUF3109 family protein: MIQIDDKLISEEIFSEEFVCNLSKCKGACCVAGDVGAPLDKEETVILDRIFEQVKPYLRPEGVKALEEQGTWAIDPNDGDYVTPMVEGKECAYVIFDEKGITKCGIEKAYEDGAVDWQKPISCHLYPIRIDEYRTFTAFNYHRWEICSDACTLGRELKVPIYKFVKTPLIRKYGEEFYKTLCDAADEWKIEYGS; the protein is encoded by the coding sequence ATGATTCAAATTGACGATAAATTAATTTCAGAAGAGATTTTCTCTGAAGAATTTGTATGTAATCTAAGCAAATGCAAAGGCGCTTGCTGTGTAGCAGGTGATGTAGGCGCACCACTTGACAAAGAAGAAACAGTGATCTTAGACCGTATTTTTGAGCAAGTAAAACCTTACCTGCGGCCAGAAGGTGTGAAAGCACTAGAAGAGCAAGGAACGTGGGCTATTGACCCCAATGATGGCGATTATGTCACACCAATGGTGGAAGGTAAAGAATGTGCCTATGTAATTTTTGATGAGAAAGGAATTACCAAATGCGGTATAGAAAAAGCGTACGAAGATGGTGCTGTGGATTGGCAAAAACCAATTTCATGCCACCTATACCCTATCCGAATTGATGAATATAGAACATTTACCGCTTTCAATTACCACCGTTGGGAAATATGCAGCGATGCCTGTACATTAGGAAGAGAATTGAAAGTTCCCATTTACAAATTCGTAAAAACGCCCCTCATCAGAAAATATGGTGAAGAATTTTACAAGACTCTGTGTGATGCTGCAGATGAGTGGAAAATAGAATATGGTTCCTAA
- a CDS encoding MgtC/SapB family protein, whose protein sequence is MSEHFELLDIYKAIISLIAGLILGFEREMKDKSAGLKTITIICLGSTLFSILSYKLAGTGDPTRIASYIVSGIGFLGAGVIFKEGFNVYGLTTAGIIWIAAAIGMSIGFGEIYIAFTFLIAALIIIYIAKLLTKNILAYHHNKILKFKISADNFAKKNGIVRDIQKISKVAYQIALEKREDFILITLDLHVTNKQIEELETYLIENTNIDSFSY, encoded by the coding sequence ATGTCAGAGCATTTCGAACTTTTAGATATTTACAAAGCCATCATTTCCCTGATTGCCGGCCTAATACTTGGTTTTGAAAGAGAAATGAAGGATAAATCTGCGGGTTTAAAAACCATTACGATTATTTGTCTAGGTTCTACCCTTTTTTCCATTTTATCTTACAAATTAGCAGGAACTGGAGATCCGACCAGAATTGCGTCTTATATCGTAAGCGGCATAGGTTTTCTGGGCGCTGGAGTCATCTTCAAAGAAGGATTTAATGTTTATGGATTAACGACAGCCGGAATTATATGGATCGCAGCAGCAATTGGGATGTCCATTGGATTTGGTGAAATCTATATTGCCTTTACTTTCCTTATTGCAGCCCTGATCATCATTTACATTGCCAAACTACTTACCAAAAACATTCTCGCCTACCATCACAATAAGATCTTAAAATTTAAAATTTCCGCCGATAATTTTGCGAAAAAAAATGGAATTGTGCGTGACATCCAGAAAATATCAAAAGTAGCTTATCAAATTGCGCTTGAGAAAAGGGAGGATTTCATTCTCATTACCCTCGATCTTCATGTTACAAACAAACAGATTGAAGAACTTGAAACATATCTTATTGAAAATACAAATATTGATTCTTTTAGTTATTAG
- a CDS encoding trigger factor: MNVTATNHDEVSALLTVTLDKSDYKDKVEKQLINYAKNAQVPGFRKGKVPLSMVKKQYEAGIAFEEINKQVSEALNNYVTDNKLRLVGQPVPQPVDSMDHNAEQLSVGFEVGYEPEFTIDLAKYEAPHYKVEASEKEINQSIENMQKRFAEQVPQDAIGDDTHIALEISQVIEEGAEGEHNHAPKNITIEATKKEAFKLVKALKKDESVKVSKADLEKNEELAKELSFSKKEFEHLHHDQIEVKVKDFFGLNLAELNSELFDKVYGEGTIKTEEELKDKVKAELDEYFQQNADVHFVNKILQQINEKEEVKLPETFLIKWLMFSNEQVNSEEQAKEILEAEKNQLKYQILEGKLMNDNEIKLDYADVLGQAEQMVRNQLAMYGIHHLPDEEVQKYAAEMLKDQDQVRQISSEVGMAKLKDVILEKATKKETKISHDEFLEELKK, translated from the coding sequence ATGAACGTTACAGCGACCAACCATGATGAAGTAAGTGCGTTACTTACAGTTACATTAGATAAGTCAGATTATAAAGATAAAGTTGAAAAACAATTGATCAACTATGCAAAAAATGCACAAGTTCCTGGTTTTAGAAAAGGAAAAGTGCCATTGAGCATGGTGAAAAAACAATATGAAGCGGGAATCGCTTTTGAAGAAATCAACAAACAAGTTTCAGAAGCATTGAATAACTATGTGACTGATAATAAACTGAGATTGGTAGGTCAGCCGGTTCCACAACCAGTTGATTCAATGGATCACAACGCAGAACAACTTTCAGTTGGTTTTGAAGTTGGATACGAACCAGAATTTACAATTGATTTAGCAAAATATGAAGCGCCTCATTATAAAGTAGAAGCGTCTGAAAAAGAAATCAACCAAAGTATCGAAAACATGCAGAAGCGTTTTGCTGAGCAAGTTCCACAGGATGCAATTGGTGATGACACGCATATCGCTTTAGAAATTAGTCAGGTGATTGAAGAAGGTGCAGAAGGTGAGCATAATCATGCACCAAAGAATATCACTATTGAGGCAACTAAAAAAGAAGCTTTCAAATTGGTTAAAGCTTTGAAAAAAGATGAGTCGGTAAAGGTTTCTAAAGCAGATTTAGAAAAAAATGAAGAATTAGCGAAAGAATTAAGCTTTAGTAAAAAAGAATTTGAGCATTTACACCATGATCAAATCGAGGTAAAAGTAAAAGATTTCTTCGGATTGAATTTAGCTGAATTGAATTCTGAATTATTCGATAAAGTTTATGGTGAAGGAACCATTAAAACGGAAGAAGAATTAAAAGATAAGGTGAAAGCTGAATTGGATGAATATTTCCAACAAAATGCAGATGTTCATTTTGTAAATAAGATTTTACAACAAATCAACGAGAAAGAAGAAGTAAAACTTCCGGAAACGTTTTTGATTAAATGGTTAATGTTCAGTAATGAGCAGGTTAATAGTGAAGAACAGGCAAAAGAGATCCTGGAAGCAGAGAAAAATCAGTTGAAATATCAAATCCTTGAAGGAAAATTGATGAATGACAACGAGATCAAATTAGATTATGCTGATGTTTTAGGACAGGCAGAGCAAATGGTTCGTAATCAATTGGCAATGTACGGTATTCACCATTTACCAGATGAAGAGGTACAGAAGTATGCAGCAGAAATGTTGAAAGATCAAGATCAGGTTCGTCAGATCTCTTCTGAAGTTGGAATGGCAAAATTGAAAGACGTTATCCTAGAAAAAGCAACTAAAAAAGAAACCAAAATCTCTCATGATGAGTTTTTGGAAGAATTGAAAAAGTAA
- a CDS encoding TonB-dependent receptor: MKFIINIIAIFFGLLFANAQNAFVIKGKIIDYHDKVPIKNATITIGKTTQKSNAEGKFSFKSLQKGKYTLIANHPDCDAFTEELIVDKDLEITIHLEHHIADIETITLHGKHKNANSLIVKTLDRGDIDRNSTENLGNILSSISGVGALKSGNNIAKPIIHGLYGSRVPIINNGVKMAEQEWGVEHAPNIDVNQFDHVDVIKGASALKYGSDAIGGVVVLESQIFKRKDTIQGSVNLAGISNGQGVGLGVNLLKTWENGWAIKAVGGFKKLGDLKTPNYNLMNTGLQNNSFGFTVQNNTFLQGISFDYSVTDSEIGIYRGSDLGNLEDFYKALNSDIPIYDRDFSYSINNPKQDVQHHIAKISAFKRFENLGKVSVDYNFQYNHRKEYDVRRGELAEIPSLDLELFTNQININDFIERQYWSLETGIDLKYQFNYSTPETQARRLVPNYDQYSGGVYSVFKYKLTPELNAEAGLRYDVAKYEVKKWYDLSDWENLYADQFSQFYVKTDGNRVFTKPNLTFKNFSFNAGLDYQPSKNFDVKLNYAKVGRTPNIAELFADGLHHSAAIIEVGNMGMKNEDGNQFNLNIDGKLDILDGLRVTVNPYLFITKNFITEVPTGIQNTIRGVFPVWSYKQINARMYGLDVDAQLKLNDHFEYQGNFSYINGQDETNNQPLIMMVPTNFTNSLQFKNEKWKSFYFKVQQQTFLHQSRFPIFNPTINIFENGIDVEKTLDLSTPPPTYTLWSVQTGFDFNKHFKVGLNVTNLFDTNYKDYLNRMRFFSYEMGRNIIFNIKYNF; this comes from the coding sequence ATGAAATTTATTATAAATATCATTGCAATCTTTTTTGGATTGCTATTCGCTAATGCCCAAAATGCCTTTGTGATCAAAGGAAAAATAATCGACTACCATGATAAAGTTCCCATTAAAAACGCGACAATTACTATTGGTAAGACAACTCAGAAATCCAATGCAGAGGGAAAATTTAGCTTTAAATCTTTACAAAAAGGAAAATATACGCTCATCGCAAATCATCCCGATTGCGATGCTTTTACAGAAGAATTAATTGTCGATAAGGATTTGGAAATCACCATACATCTCGAGCATCATATTGCTGATATAGAAACAATTACGCTCCATGGAAAGCATAAAAATGCGAATTCTCTCATCGTAAAAACATTAGACAGAGGAGATATCGACCGAAATTCTACCGAGAATTTAGGTAATATCTTATCCAGTATTTCGGGTGTTGGAGCTTTGAAAAGTGGAAATAATATTGCGAAACCAATCATCCACGGGTTGTATGGAAGTAGAGTTCCTATTATCAACAATGGCGTAAAAATGGCCGAACAGGAATGGGGCGTTGAACATGCACCGAATATTGACGTTAATCAATTTGATCATGTCGATGTCATTAAAGGAGCATCTGCTTTAAAGTACGGAAGTGATGCGATTGGAGGCGTTGTGGTTTTGGAATCTCAAATTTTTAAAAGAAAAGATACCATCCAGGGAAGTGTCAATCTTGCCGGAATTTCAAATGGTCAAGGAGTTGGACTTGGAGTTAATTTATTAAAAACCTGGGAAAATGGTTGGGCGATAAAAGCGGTAGGTGGATTTAAAAAACTTGGTGATTTGAAAACACCGAATTACAACTTAATGAATACTGGTTTGCAGAATAATTCGTTTGGATTCACTGTTCAAAATAATACTTTCTTACAGGGAATTTCTTTTGATTACAGCGTGACTGACTCTGAGATCGGAATTTATAGAGGATCTGATTTGGGGAATTTAGAAGATTTTTACAAAGCTTTAAATTCAGATATTCCGATTTACGACAGAGATTTTTCCTACTCGATTAATAATCCGAAACAGGATGTTCAGCATCATATTGCAAAGATCTCGGCTTTTAAAAGATTCGAAAATCTTGGGAAAGTTTCTGTTGATTATAACTTTCAATACAATCATAGAAAAGAATATGATGTGAGAAGAGGTGAACTTGCTGAAATTCCGTCTTTAGATTTGGAATTGTTCACGAATCAAATCAATATCAATGATTTTATCGAGCGTCAATACTGGAGTTTAGAAACCGGAATTGATCTGAAATATCAGTTTAATTATTCCACGCCAGAAACCCAGGCGAGAAGATTAGTTCCGAATTATGATCAGTATTCAGGTGGTGTCTATTCTGTTTTTAAATATAAGTTGACACCAGAATTAAATGCAGAAGCAGGATTAAGATATGATGTTGCAAAATATGAAGTTAAAAAATGGTATGACCTAAGCGATTGGGAAAATCTTTACGCCGACCAGTTTTCTCAGTTTTATGTGAAGACCGATGGAAATCGTGTTTTTACCAAACCAAATTTAACCTTCAAGAATTTTTCATTTAATGCTGGATTAGATTATCAGCCTTCGAAAAATTTTGATGTGAAACTGAATTATGCTAAAGTTGGAAGAACGCCAAATATCGCAGAACTTTTTGCCGATGGATTGCATCATTCGGCCGCGATCATCGAAGTTGGAAATATGGGAATGAAAAATGAAGATGGAAACCAATTCAATTTAAATATCGATGGAAAACTGGATATTCTTGATGGTTTAAGAGTTACCGTAAATCCATATTTATTCATTACCAAGAATTTTATCACTGAAGTTCCGACTGGAATCCAAAACACGATTCGTGGTGTTTTTCCGGTTTGGTCTTATAAACAAATTAATGCGCGAATGTATGGTTTAGATGTTGACGCACAGTTGAAACTAAATGATCATTTTGAATATCAGGGAAATTTCTCTTATATCAACGGACAGGATGAAACCAACAATCAACCTTTAATAATGATGGTTCCAACGAATTTCACCAATAGTCTGCAATTCAAAAATGAAAAATGGAAAAGTTTCTATTTCAAAGTTCAGCAACAAACGTTTTTGCATCAAAGTAGATTTCCCATATTTAATCCAACCATTAATATTTTTGAAAATGGAATAGACGTGGAGAAAACTTTAGATCTTTCTACGCCGCCGCCGACTTATACTTTGTGGAGCGTACAGACTGGTTTCGACTTTAATAAACATTTTAAGGTAGGCTTAAATGTGACCAATCTTTTTGATACCAATTATAAAGATTACCTGAACAGAATGCGCTTTTTCTCGTATGAAATGGGCAGAAATATTATTTTTAATATTAAATATAACTTCTAA
- the pfkA gene encoding 6-phosphofructokinase, with the protein MKESAVKKIVVLTSGGDAPGMNAAVRAVVRTASHYKIECYGVREGFNGLINNDFTKMGPRSVKNIITEGGTILKSARSLEFKTAAGRKKAFENCQKYGIDGIVCIGGDGTFRGAKVFNEEFGIKVIGVPGTIDNDIFGTDNTIGYDTALNTAMEAIDKIRDTATSHNRIFFVEVMGRDAGFIALNSGLATGAIGILIPERKDSIEELFATFERAEKAGKASSIVVVAEGEKLGSIYDIAKATQAGFPDYDIRVAILGHIQRGGSPSCADRVLASRLGYGAVVGLMDGKTNMMAGLQSNRLTFTSIEEAIKKHNELDQDLLKISEILAI; encoded by the coding sequence ATGAAAGAAAGTGCAGTAAAAAAGATTGTCGTTCTTACTTCTGGGGGAGATGCCCCGGGGATGAACGCAGCCGTGAGAGCGGTAGTTCGTACTGCAAGTCATTATAAAATAGAATGTTACGGAGTTCGTGAGGGTTTTAATGGATTAATTAACAATGATTTCACCAAAATGGGGCCTCGATCTGTAAAAAACATTATTACAGAAGGAGGTACAATACTGAAATCCGCCCGTTCTTTAGAATTTAAAACTGCAGCAGGAAGAAAAAAAGCCTTTGAAAATTGCCAAAAATATGGCATCGACGGTATTGTATGTATTGGTGGAGATGGAACTTTCCGAGGAGCTAAAGTTTTTAATGAAGAGTTTGGCATTAAAGTAATCGGGGTTCCCGGAACGATCGATAACGATATTTTCGGTACTGATAACACCATCGGCTACGATACGGCACTGAATACCGCCATGGAAGCGATTGATAAAATCCGCGATACAGCAACATCACATAACAGAATATTTTTTGTAGAAGTAATGGGGCGCGATGCAGGATTCATTGCCTTAAACAGTGGTTTGGCTACTGGTGCAATTGGTATTTTGATCCCAGAAAGAAAAGACAGTATCGAAGAATTATTCGCCACATTTGAGCGTGCAGAAAAAGCTGGAAAAGCTTCCAGTATCGTCGTAGTCGCGGAAGGTGAAAAATTAGGAAGTATATATGATATTGCAAAAGCAACTCAAGCCGGTTTTCCAGATTATGATATTCGAGTGGCCATACTAGGGCATATTCAGCGAGGTGGATCACCAAGTTGTGCAGATCGTGTCTTGGCAAGCCGTTTAGGATATGGTGCAGTTGTGGGATTAATGGATGGCAAAACCAATATGATGGCAGGATTACAATCGAACAGACTAACTTTCACGTCTATAGAAGAAGCCATTAAAAAACACAATGAACTGGACCAGGATTTATTGAAAATTTCAGAAATACTGGCCATTTAA
- the gap gene encoding type I glyceraldehyde-3-phosphate dehydrogenase, which yields MSTIKVGINGFGRIGRLVFRAMAERENIEVVGINDLIDAEYMAYMLKYDSVHGTFKGEVSVSGNDLVVNGKKIRVTAERDPNNLKWNEVGAEYIVESTGLFLSKDAAQAHINAGAKKVILSAPSKDDTPMFVMGVNHKELTDDIKIFSNASCTTNCLAPIAKVMHDNFGIVEGLMTTVHATTATQKTVDGPSVKDWRGGRSALNNIIPSSTGAAKAVGKVIPSLNGKLTGMSFRVPTADVSVVDLTVRLEKPTSYEEICKAMKAASEGELKGILGYTEDAVVSQDFVGEKRTSVFDKDAGIMLSPQFVKIVSWYDNEMGYSNKLADLLVHSASL from the coding sequence ATGTCAACAATCAAAGTAGGAATCAACGGATTCGGTAGAATTGGCCGTCTCGTTTTCAGAGCAATGGCTGAAAGAGAAAACATCGAGGTAGTAGGAATCAACGACCTTATCGATGCCGAATACATGGCTTATATGCTAAAGTATGATTCTGTACACGGCACCTTTAAAGGAGAAGTTTCTGTATCTGGAAACGACTTAGTAGTGAACGGAAAAAAAATCCGAGTAACCGCAGAAAGAGATCCTAACAACTTGAAATGGAACGAAGTTGGTGCAGAATATATCGTAGAATCTACAGGTTTATTCCTTTCTAAAGATGCTGCTCAAGCTCACATTAACGCAGGTGCGAAGAAAGTAATTCTTTCTGCGCCATCGAAAGATGATACACCAATGTTTGTAATGGGTGTGAACCACAAAGAGTTGACAGACGATATTAAAATTTTCTCAAACGCTTCTTGTACAACCAACTGTTTAGCACCAATTGCTAAAGTTATGCATGACAACTTCGGAATTGTAGAAGGTTTAATGACTACAGTTCACGCAACTACTGCAACTCAAAAAACTGTTGACGGACCTTCAGTGAAAGACTGGAGAGGTGGACGTTCTGCTTTGAACAACATCATCCCTTCTTCTACAGGTGCTGCAAAAGCTGTAGGAAAAGTAATTCCTTCATTAAACGGAAAACTAACCGGAATGTCTTTCAGAGTACCAACAGCGGATGTTTCTGTAGTTGACTTAACGGTTAGATTAGAGAAACCAACTTCTTACGAAGAAATCTGTAAAGCGATGAAAGCTGCTTCAGAAGGTGAACTAAAAGGAATTTTAGGTTACACAGAAGATGCGGTAGTTTCTCAGGATTTCGTTGGTGAAAAAAGAACTTCAGTATTCGATAAAGATGCTGGGATCATGTTGTCGCCACAATTCGTGAAAATTGTTTCTTGGTATGACAACGAAATGGGATACTCTAACAAATTAGCTGATTTGTTGGTACATTCTGCTTCTTTGTAG